The following are from one region of the Mycetohabitans rhizoxinica HKI 454 genome:
- the parE gene encoding DNA topoisomerase IV subunit B yields the protein MATKKSGPAYSEASIKVLKGLEPVKQRPGMYTRTENPLHIVQEVIDNASDEALGGFGTQIIVTLHTDGSVSVEDDGRGIPFGLHPEEGVPVVEIVFTRLHAGGKFDKAAGGAYTFSGGLHGVGVSVTNALSQRLDVTVWRDGKVADIGFSHGDVVRALTVRAANGRVDKKSGTRVTAWPDPKYFDSANLPQSELQRLLRSKAVLLPGVEVVLITEKTGERQSWKYKDGLRGYLLEGLAGYDTLIPLFEGERYAGSSRTTDDTFAEGEGASWVVAWSEEGPLLRESYVNLIPTPAGGTHESGLRDGLFQAVKSFVELHNLQPKGVKLLAEDVFARVSFVLSAKVLDPQFQGQIKERLNSRDAVRLVSSFVRPSLELWLNQHVEHGRKLAELVIKQAQARTRAGQKVEKRKSSGVAVLPGKLVDCESTDVARNELFLVEGDSAGGSAKMGRDKEFQAILPLRGKVLNTWETERDRLFANNEVHDIAVAIGVDPHASDDAIDLSNLRYGKICILSDADVDGSHIQVLLLTLFFRHFPQLIERGHVYVARPPLFRVDAPARGKKPAQKLYALDEGELEAILDKLRKDGVRESAWTISRFKGLGEMNAEQLWDTTMNPDTRRLMPVQLGGLDFDATIGRMTMLMGKGEAAARRAWLEEKGNEAQADI from the coding sequence ATGGCTACAAAGAAATCCGGTCCCGCATACAGTGAAGCGTCGATCAAGGTGCTCAAGGGGCTCGAGCCGGTGAAACAACGGCCGGGCATGTACACGCGCACGGAGAATCCGCTGCATATCGTGCAGGAAGTGATCGACAACGCGTCGGACGAAGCACTGGGCGGATTTGGCACGCAAATCATCGTGACGCTGCATACCGATGGCTCGGTTAGCGTCGAGGATGACGGGCGGGGTATTCCGTTCGGCCTGCACCCTGAAGAAGGCGTGCCGGTGGTGGAGATCGTCTTTACCCGGTTGCATGCGGGCGGCAAGTTCGACAAGGCTGCCGGTGGCGCATATACGTTCTCCGGCGGCTTGCATGGCGTGGGCGTGTCCGTGACCAATGCCTTGTCGCAGCGACTCGATGTCACCGTATGGCGGGACGGCAAGGTAGCCGACATCGGCTTCTCGCACGGCGACGTGGTGCGTGCGCTCACCGTGCGCGCGGCCAATGGTCGCGTGGACAAGAAATCCGGCACCCGGGTCACGGCATGGCCTGACCCAAAATACTTCGACTCGGCTAACCTGCCACAGTCCGAGCTGCAGCGTTTGTTGCGCTCCAAGGCCGTGCTGCTGCCCGGCGTCGAGGTGGTGTTGATCACCGAGAAAACCGGCGAGCGACAGTCATGGAAATATAAGGATGGGCTGCGCGGCTATCTGCTCGAGGGACTAGCCGGCTACGATACGCTGATCCCGCTGTTTGAAGGCGAGCGGTACGCCGGGTCGTCGCGCACGACCGATGATACGTTTGCTGAGGGCGAGGGCGCATCGTGGGTCGTCGCCTGGTCCGAGGAGGGCCCGCTGTTGCGCGAGTCGTATGTGAACCTGATCCCGACGCCGGCGGGCGGCACCCACGAGTCCGGGCTGCGCGACGGCTTATTCCAGGCGGTCAAGAGCTTTGTCGAGCTGCATAATTTGCAGCCCAAGGGCGTCAAGCTGCTCGCCGAGGACGTGTTTGCACGGGTCTCGTTCGTGCTGTCGGCGAAGGTGCTCGATCCGCAATTTCAAGGTCAGATTAAGGAGCGGCTCAACAGCCGGGACGCGGTCCGGCTGGTATCTTCATTCGTGCGACCGAGCCTGGAGCTATGGCTTAACCAGCATGTCGAGCATGGACGCAAGCTGGCCGAATTGGTGATCAAGCAGGCGCAGGCGCGCACCCGTGCTGGCCAGAAGGTCGAGAAGCGCAAGAGTTCCGGCGTGGCGGTGTTGCCCGGCAAGCTGGTCGATTGCGAGTCGACTGACGTGGCGCGCAACGAGTTGTTCCTGGTCGAGGGCGATTCCGCGGGCGGCTCTGCGAAGATGGGGCGCGACAAGGAGTTTCAGGCGATTCTGCCGCTGCGCGGCAAGGTCCTCAACACGTGGGAGACGGAGCGCGACCGGCTGTTCGCAAACAATGAAGTGCACGATATCGCGGTGGCGATCGGCGTCGATCCGCACGCGAGTGACGATGCGATCGATCTGTCGAATCTGCGTTACGGCAAAATCTGCATCCTGTCAGATGCAGACGTGGACGGCTCGCATATCCAGGTGCTGCTGCTCACACTGTTTTTCCGCCACTTTCCCCAGCTCATCGAACGCGGCCACGTGTATGTAGCGCGCCCGCCACTGTTTCGTGTGGACGCACCGGCCCGGGGCAAGAAGCCGGCGCAGAAGCTCTATGCGCTGGACGAAGGCGAGCTCGAGGCGATACTGGACAAGTTGCGCAAGGATGGCGTGCGCGAGTCCGCGTGGACGATTTCGCGCTTCAAGGGACTGGGTGAGATGAACGCCGAGCAGTTGTGGGACACGACGATGAACCCGGATACGCGGCGGCTGATGCCCGTGCAACTGGGCGGCCTAGATTTCGATGCGACCATCGGGCGCATGACGATGCTGATGGGCAAGGGAGAAGCCGCTGCCCGCCGCGCGTGGCTCGAGGAAAAGGGTAACGAGGCGCAGGCGGACATCTGA
- a CDS encoding ATP-binding cassette domain-containing protein gives MSLFSITGAQLAFGHVALLDHADFSIEPGERVGLIGRNGAGKSSLLKIVAGLAKPDDGLVTRTQALTTVYVPQEPVFDAGMRVFDAVAAGLEHTRALLDEYDRVAHELADTSEGPSHDALLARMNALQGALDMHDGWAWRTRVATTLAQLGLKGDAQVDQLSGGLLKRVALARALVTQPDVLLLDEPTNHLDFDSIRWLEALLLSLRGSVLFITHDRAFLDRVATRIVELDRGRLLSYPGNFSAYQTRKAQQLEVEAVESAKFDKLLAQEEIWIRKGVEARRTRSVGRIARLVQMRNERAQRRNVQGNVRLDVSQADKSGKIVAELTDVTKRYGGRMVVAGFSTTVMRGDKIGFVGPNGAGKTTLLKLMLGEIAPDEGRVRTGTNLQVAYFDQMRAQLDPERSLADTISPGSDWVEINGARKHVMSYLGDFLFSPERARSPVKSLSGGERNRLLLARLFARPANVLVLDEPTNDLDIPTLELLEELLTDYDGTVLLVSHDRTFLDNVVTSVIAAEGNGQWREYVGGFSDWQTQKARADALAQAGAASPAKAAADIPAAPSGAGVLHDAPSAASGRNEKRSVKLTFNEQRELDALPQRIAQLEAEQQSISAQLEDGSIFVTDPAEGTRLTERYAAIDDELLAALERWEMLEAKRKPVK, from the coding sequence ATGTCGCTGTTTTCCATCACCGGCGCGCAACTCGCGTTCGGCCATGTCGCGTTGCTCGACCACGCGGACTTCTCGATCGAACCGGGCGAGCGGGTGGGCCTGATCGGCCGCAACGGTGCAGGCAAGTCATCGTTGCTGAAGATCGTCGCCGGCCTGGCCAAGCCCGACGACGGCTTGGTTACCCGCACGCAGGCGCTCACGACTGTCTACGTGCCGCAAGAGCCGGTCTTCGACGCCGGCATGCGCGTGTTCGATGCGGTGGCGGCAGGGCTGGAGCACACCCGTGCGCTGCTCGACGAGTACGACCGCGTGGCGCACGAGCTGGCCGATACATCCGAAGGCCCGTCGCATGACGCGTTGCTGGCACGCATGAATGCGCTACAGGGTGCGCTGGACATGCATGACGGATGGGCATGGCGCACCCGGGTAGCGACTACGCTTGCCCAATTGGGCCTGAAGGGCGATGCGCAGGTGGATCAGCTCTCTGGCGGCCTACTTAAACGCGTTGCGCTGGCACGCGCGCTAGTGACGCAGCCCGATGTGCTACTGCTGGACGAGCCGACCAACCATCTCGATTTTGATTCGATACGCTGGCTCGAGGCGTTATTGTTGTCGCTGCGCGGCAGCGTGTTGTTCATCACGCACGATCGCGCGTTCCTCGATCGCGTCGCGACCCGCATCGTCGAACTCGATCGCGGGCGCCTGTTGTCATATCCGGGCAACTTCTCGGCCTATCAGACCCGCAAGGCGCAGCAGCTCGAAGTGGAGGCGGTCGAGAGCGCGAAGTTCGACAAGTTGCTCGCCCAGGAGGAAATCTGGATCCGCAAGGGCGTCGAGGCGCGTCGCACGCGCAGCGTCGGGCGCATTGCACGCCTCGTGCAGATGCGCAACGAGCGCGCGCAGCGGCGCAACGTGCAGGGCAATGTGCGCCTTGACGTGAGCCAGGCCGACAAGTCGGGCAAGATCGTCGCCGAGCTTACCGACGTGACCAAGCGCTACGGCGGGCGGATGGTCGTCGCGGGTTTTTCGACCACTGTGATGCGTGGCGACAAAATTGGCTTCGTCGGCCCGAACGGCGCGGGCAAGACCACGCTGCTCAAGCTCATGCTCGGCGAGATTGCACCGGACGAAGGCCGGGTGCGCACCGGCACGAATTTGCAGGTTGCCTACTTCGATCAGATGCGTGCGCAACTAGACCCTGAACGCAGCCTCGCGGACACGATCAGTCCGGGCAGTGACTGGGTGGAGATCAACGGCGCCCGCAAGCATGTGATGAGCTACCTGGGCGACTTCCTGTTTTCGCCGGAACGCGCCCGCTCGCCAGTCAAGTCCTTATCCGGCGGCGAGCGCAACCGGCTGTTGCTGGCGCGATTGTTCGCGCGGCCCGCGAATGTGCTGGTATTGGATGAGCCGACCAACGACCTGGACATTCCGACGCTCGAGCTGCTCGAGGAGCTGTTGACCGACTATGACGGCACGGTGCTGCTCGTGAGCCACGATCGCACGTTCCTAGACAACGTTGTGACGTCGGTGATCGCGGCGGAAGGAAACGGTCAGTGGCGCGAGTACGTCGGCGGTTTCTCGGACTGGCAGACGCAGAAGGCGCGTGCCGATGCGTTGGCGCAGGCCGGTGCTGCGTCGCCGGCGAAAGCCGCCGCGGACATCCCGGCCGCACCGAGCGGCGCTGGTGTATTGCATGACGCCCCCAGCGCCGCCTCGGGGCGCAACGAGAAGCGCAGCGTCAAGCTGACGTTCAACGAGCAGCGCGAGTTGGATGCGTTGCCGCAGCGGATTGCACAACTCGAGGCGGAGCAGCAGTCCATCAGTGCGCAGCTGGAAGACGGGTCGATCTTTGTGACGGATCCGGCCGAAGGCACGCGGCTCACCGAGCGCTATGCGGCGATCGACGACGAACTGCTGGCCGCGCTCGAGCGCTGGGAGATGCTGGAGGCCAAGCGCAAGCCGGTAAAATAG
- a CDS encoding rubredoxin — MSDVIEYKSWVCLICGWIYNEADGLPDEGIAPGTRFADIPAHWRCPLCDVSKADFAVVEF, encoded by the coding sequence GTGTCTGACGTGATCGAATACAAGAGTTGGGTTTGCCTGATTTGCGGGTGGATCTACAACGAGGCAGACGGTCTGCCGGACGAAGGCATTGCTCCCGGCACGCGTTTTGCCGACATCCCGGCGCACTGGCGCTGCCCACTGTGCGACGTCAGCAAGGCCGACTTCGCCGTGGTGGAATTCTGA
- a CDS encoding YbhB/YbcL family Raf kinase inhibitor-like protein, with the protein MAEFRIWSDRFSHNGFMPKQQEYDNRSFGVDGGNVSPALQWADPPADTKSFALTVYDPDAPTGSGFWHWVLVNIPAHVRSLPDDAGKADGSLLPAGALQLRNDYGTVGFGGAAPPRGDTPHRYVFRIHALKVDALPLGKDATNAVARFMIHLNEIDSATYTGLYELK; encoded by the coding sequence ATGGCTGAATTTCGCATTTGGTCCGATCGGTTCTCGCACAATGGATTCATGCCCAAGCAGCAGGAATACGATAACCGCTCGTTTGGCGTCGACGGCGGCAACGTGTCGCCCGCGCTGCAATGGGCCGACCCGCCCGCCGATACGAAGAGTTTCGCGCTGACCGTGTACGATCCGGACGCGCCGACCGGCAGCGGTTTCTGGCACTGGGTTCTCGTCAATATTCCGGCGCACGTGCGCTCACTGCCGGATGACGCCGGCAAGGCCGACGGCAGCCTACTGCCAGCCGGTGCGCTGCAGCTACGCAACGACTATGGCACGGTGGGCTTTGGCGGTGCGGCGCCGCCACGCGGTGACACGCCGCATCGGTACGTGTTCCGCATCCACGCGCTGAAGGTCGACGCGCTGCCGCTTGGCAAGGACGCGACCAACGCGGTGGCACGCTTCATGATCCACTTAAACGAAATCGACTCGGCCACCTATACAGGTCTGTACGAGCTGAAGTAA
- a CDS encoding DUF1488 domain-containing protein, giving the protein MNESPKPSRHITFEDAPPSFDGARMMLDFIASVDGRPVRCSVSAEALEDHFGAASALESALLQAFERGRDPIHRVARLALEDNGGQPVVLHSGLFRISAN; this is encoded by the coding sequence ATGAACGAATCACCCAAACCATCACGGCATATCACTTTCGAGGACGCGCCACCCTCCTTCGATGGCGCACGGATGATGCTTGACTTCATCGCGTCTGTCGATGGGCGCCCAGTGCGGTGCTCAGTGAGCGCCGAAGCGCTCGAGGACCACTTCGGCGCCGCGTCCGCGCTCGAGAGCGCATTACTGCAGGCGTTCGAGCGCGGACGCGACCCCATCCATCGAGTCGCCCGGCTCGCACTGGAGGACAACGGCGGTCAACCTGTCGTGCTGCACAGTGGTTTATTCCGGATCTCGGCAAACTAG
- a CDS encoding glycine zipper domain-containing protein, with protein MSLIVAGRFTSFPQAERASQALFEHGFVQEDVTLFFVNPPGQHARFPIGGDVSTDPGAREAPKGAAKGVALGAVVGAVVGVAIFALASAPMLVSIIAAGVGAYVGSMIGAMSHTRRALEQHQGRERFVDREARDAGVLVAVHVDAATQENASRVLRDAGALDIERASGRWRDGRWADFDPTRAPHVERDSQSDLNERHT; from the coding sequence ATGTCACTAATCGTTGCGGGACGCTTCACTTCGTTCCCTCAAGCCGAACGCGCTTCGCAGGCGCTGTTCGAGCACGGTTTTGTCCAAGAGGACGTTACCCTCTTCTTCGTTAACCCACCCGGCCAGCACGCGCGCTTTCCGATCGGCGGCGACGTATCGACCGACCCCGGCGCACGCGAAGCGCCGAAGGGGGCAGCCAAGGGCGTCGCGTTGGGTGCTGTCGTGGGTGCGGTCGTTGGCGTCGCGATCTTTGCGCTGGCGAGCGCGCCAATGCTCGTATCGATCATCGCCGCCGGGGTCGGCGCTTACGTCGGCTCGATGATCGGCGCGATGAGCCATACTCGGCGCGCGCTCGAGCAGCATCAGGGGCGTGAGCGCTTCGTCGACCGCGAGGCGCGTGACGCCGGCGTACTGGTTGCCGTGCATGTGGACGCGGCCACGCAGGAGAACGCCTCGCGTGTGTTGCGCGACGCAGGTGCGCTAGATATCGAGCGCGCATCCGGACGCTGGCGCGACGGACGCTGGGCTGACTTCGACCCGACTCGCGCGCCACACGTGGAGCGTGACAGCCAGTCTGATCTCAACGAGCGGCACACTTAG
- a CDS encoding PA2169 family four-helix-bundle protein, producing the protein MATHIVSVLNNLIETSKDGEAGFRKAAEDTSNPELKALFTSRAQSCAQAVSELQAAIHSIGGKAEDHGSASGALHRGWMDLKSAIKGRSDHEILADCEKGEDVAKKHYRQALDEALPADIRMLVERQYEGVLKTHDRVRELRDATAR; encoded by the coding sequence ATGGCAACTCATATTGTTTCCGTTCTAAACAACCTGATTGAAACGTCCAAAGACGGCGAAGCTGGCTTTCGCAAGGCGGCAGAGGACACATCGAACCCGGAATTGAAGGCGCTGTTTACCAGCCGCGCGCAATCGTGCGCGCAAGCGGTCAGCGAACTGCAAGCCGCCATTCATTCAATCGGTGGCAAGGCCGAAGACCACGGGTCCGCGTCCGGTGCGCTGCACCGTGGCTGGATGGACCTAAAGTCAGCCATCAAGGGCCGCAGCGACCACGAGATCCTGGCGGACTGCGAAAAAGGTGAGGACGTAGCCAAGAAACACTACCGCCAGGCACTCGATGAAGCGTTGCCCGCGGACATCCGGATGCTCGTCGAGCGGCAATACGAAGGCGTACTCAAGACTCACGATCGCGTACGCGAATTGCGTGATGCTACAGCACGATAG
- a CDS encoding BON domain-containing protein, translating into MQTTPWIRITIGMICAAHMAGLAAQTVSSNSAAQSSGSETVSEKISDGAITTKVKAALLNAKDVKGFQNIHVKTTAGAVRLTGTVPSREAKEAATTAARTVDGVTRVHNELHIAN; encoded by the coding sequence ATGCAAACGACACCATGGATCCGCATTACCATCGGCATGATCTGTGCAGCTCATATGGCCGGGCTGGCCGCGCAGACTGTGAGCAGCAACAGCGCTGCGCAATCGTCGGGTTCCGAGACGGTTAGCGAGAAAATCAGCGATGGTGCCATTACTACGAAGGTTAAGGCCGCATTGCTGAACGCAAAGGACGTGAAAGGCTTTCAAAATATCCATGTGAAGACCACGGCTGGCGCGGTGCGCTTGACCGGGACAGTGCCTAGCCGTGAGGCAAAGGAGGCCGCTACCACGGCGGCTAGGACGGTTGACGGCGTGACCCGCGTGCATAACGAGCTGCACATTGCGAATTAA
- a CDS encoding YihY/virulence factor BrkB family protein, translating to MAKPTLAARAQSMRSRAMDLLAWVSDPVTYWIKDRCPTMAASIAFYTAFSLAPTLVIVIAVAGFFFGQDAVQGRLFGEIRGVVGDEAAQGVQAIVANAWHADRATHTTMVSILGIVIGASATFSTLNSALNAIWPVPEPDTRASLLSVVRVRLISFGLVLGVAFLIVVLLILDTVISVAGHWFWGPQSASYLIANAVQHVATLGSLWLAFSAMLKFVPDASLQWRDALAGGLAAALLFSGGKNIFAFYLAHVGTANTFGAAGSLAVLLMWLYFSSSVFLLGAEVSATAARRRNDTH from the coding sequence ATGGCCAAACCGACCCTCGCGGCCCGCGCTCAATCGATGCGCTCGCGCGCGATGGACCTGCTGGCTTGGGTATCAGATCCGGTCACGTATTGGATCAAGGACCGCTGTCCGACGATGGCGGCGTCGATCGCGTTCTATACCGCATTTTCACTCGCACCCACCCTGGTCATCGTCATCGCAGTGGCCGGCTTTTTTTTCGGTCAGGATGCGGTGCAAGGCCGGTTGTTCGGCGAAATACGCGGCGTGGTCGGCGACGAAGCCGCGCAAGGCGTGCAGGCCATCGTGGCGAACGCGTGGCATGCCGATAGGGCAACGCATACGACCATGGTGTCGATCCTGGGTATCGTGATTGGCGCATCCGCAACATTCTCGACATTGAACAGCGCGTTGAACGCGATTTGGCCGGTGCCGGAACCCGATACGCGCGCCAGCCTGCTCAGCGTGGTACGGGTGCGCTTGATCTCGTTTGGCCTGGTGCTTGGCGTGGCATTCTTGATTGTCGTGCTGTTGATTCTGGATACGGTAATCAGCGTGGCCGGGCACTGGTTCTGGGGACCGCAAAGCGCTTCGTACCTGATAGCGAATGCGGTGCAGCACGTGGCCACGCTCGGCTCGCTATGGCTGGCATTCTCCGCGATGCTCAAGTTCGTCCCCGATGCGTCGCTCCAATGGCGTGATGCGTTGGCGGGTGGCTTGGCGGCGGCATTGCTTTTCTCCGGCGGCAAGAATATCTTTGCGTTTTACTTGGCACACGTGGGCACCGCCAATACGTTTGGCGCTGCGGGCTCCCTCGCCGTGCTGCTGATGTGGCTGTATTTCTCGTCGTCGGTGTTTCTACTCGGTGCGGAAGTGAGCGCGACCGCCGCGCGCCGACGCAACGACACGCATTGA
- the otsA gene encoding alpha,alpha-trehalose-phosphate synthase (UDP-forming), producing the protein MSRLIVVSNRVAPAQEGRPAAGGLAIGVYDALKEAGGVWFGWNGEIGSEAGKPTIETRGNVTYATVGLSRRDYDQYYRGFSNATLWPAFHYRNDLTRFDRADYEGYMRVNGMLARQLQKLVRPDDLIWVHDYHLIPFGKACRELGMRNPIGFFLHIPFPAPEVLHTIPPYATLLKALCSYDVVGFQTDSDLQSFTDIVQREFGGQLLGNGMVQAFGHRFKAAAYPIGVYPDAVAKAAQQNASRKQVVGLRDNMRERKLIISVDRLDYSKGLAERLQAFERLLLDSPSLAGHVSLMQIAPPTRTDVQNYQSIRKNLEAEAGRINGRFAQLDWTPILYLNRNYERNLLMALFRAAQVGCVTPLRDGMNLVAKEYVAAQDPADPGVLVLSQFSGAADQLPGALIVNPFDLVQVADAMRRALSMPLVDRQQRHQAMMAVLRQNDLSVWRDSFMRDLREVVDRDDALTLRVMAQPSAFARPGVPVRLPASTLS; encoded by the coding sequence ATGAGCAGATTGATCGTGGTATCCAATCGGGTCGCCCCGGCGCAGGAGGGCCGTCCCGCGGCAGGAGGGCTGGCAATCGGCGTCTACGATGCGCTGAAGGAGGCCGGCGGCGTATGGTTTGGCTGGAATGGCGAGATCGGCAGTGAGGCGGGCAAGCCCACGATCGAGACCCGAGGCAACGTGACCTACGCAACAGTCGGCCTTAGTCGGCGCGACTATGACCAGTACTATCGCGGTTTTTCGAACGCGACGCTGTGGCCTGCTTTTCATTATCGAAACGACCTGACGCGGTTCGACCGCGCCGATTACGAAGGCTATATGCGCGTCAACGGGATGCTCGCCCGGCAGTTGCAGAAGCTGGTTCGGCCGGACGACCTCATCTGGGTGCACGACTACCACTTGATCCCGTTCGGCAAGGCATGCCGCGAACTCGGCATGCGCAATCCGATTGGGTTTTTCCTGCATATTCCGTTTCCGGCACCCGAGGTGCTGCATACGATCCCGCCGTACGCCACACTGCTCAAGGCGCTGTGCAGTTACGACGTGGTCGGCTTCCAGACGGACAGCGATCTGCAGTCTTTTACTGACATCGTGCAGCGCGAATTCGGCGGGCAGTTGCTTGGCAATGGGATGGTCCAAGCATTCGGCCACCGATTCAAGGCCGCCGCGTATCCGATCGGCGTGTACCCGGATGCCGTTGCGAAAGCTGCGCAGCAAAACGCCAGCCGCAAGCAGGTGGTCGGGTTGCGCGACAATATGCGCGAGCGCAAGCTGATCATCAGTGTAGATCGGCTCGACTACTCGAAGGGGTTGGCCGAGCGGCTTCAGGCATTCGAACGGCTGTTGCTGGATTCGCCGAGCCTGGCTGGGCACGTGTCACTGATGCAGATTGCACCGCCTACGCGTACCGACGTACAAAACTACCAGTCGATTCGCAAGAACCTGGAGGCGGAGGCGGGCCGGATCAACGGCCGTTTTGCCCAACTGGACTGGACCCCGATCCTGTACCTGAACCGCAACTATGAACGCAACTTACTGATGGCGCTGTTCCGCGCGGCCCAGGTCGGGTGTGTGACGCCGCTGCGTGACGGCATGAATCTGGTGGCGAAGGAATACGTCGCGGCGCAAGACCCCGCCGATCCTGGCGTGCTTGTGTTGTCGCAGTTTTCCGGTGCAGCGGACCAATTACCGGGTGCCTTGATTGTCAATCCGTTCGACCTGGTGCAGGTCGCCGACGCGATGCGCCGCGCGTTGTCGATGCCTTTGGTGGACCGGCAACAGCGGCACCAGGCGATGATGGCAGTATTGCGGCAGAACGACCTGTCTGTATGGCGCGATTCATTCATGCGTGATCTGCGTGAAGTGGTGGACCGCGATGACGCGTTGACGCTGCGTGTGATGGCGCAGCCGTCGGCGTTCGCGCGGCCCGGTGTGCCGGTGCGGTTGCCCGCCAGCACGTTGTCTTGA
- a CDS encoding sigma-54-dependent transcriptional regulator — MPHILIVDDDPNSRNALAEIVTGDGLTIAMAGDVREARIQIVRQVPDVVFTDLKLPDGSGVDLFNDLDLRSGVEIVVITGHATVESAVSALKMGATDYLVKPINVQRVKAILGRIPRTGDLRAEIGTLRGELRRFGRFGLMLGNSAAMQQVYDQINRVAPTSASVLLVGESGTGKEVAAQTLHELSLRRKQAFLAVNCGAVSPTLIESEMFGHERGAFTGADRQHKGYFERASGGTLFLDEITEMPIELQVKLLRVLETGVFMRVGTTKEIETDVRLIAATNRDPEQAVLEGKLRLDLYHRLNVFPISLPPLRERGKDVELLAQSFLDELNQRYGTDKHFPPSVKETMLSYTWPGNVRELKNYVQRAYIMSPADSSATASVPLQISLSKPSAGTAVTIPFGTSLAEADRQLILATLEQCGGVKTRAAEILGISLKTLYNRLVEYGDDARNASGEDAGDSDDASENVGTKYADN; from the coding sequence ATGCCGCATATACTGATAGTCGATGACGACCCCAATTCCCGTAATGCGTTGGCGGAGATCGTCACGGGCGATGGTCTGACCATCGCGATGGCCGGCGACGTGCGCGAGGCGCGTATCCAGATCGTCAGGCAGGTGCCAGACGTCGTCTTTACCGACTTGAAGCTGCCGGATGGCAGCGGCGTGGACTTGTTCAACGATCTGGATTTACGCTCCGGCGTAGAGATCGTGGTCATTACCGGGCACGCCACCGTGGAGTCCGCGGTCAGTGCGCTGAAGATGGGCGCAACGGATTACCTCGTCAAGCCGATCAATGTGCAACGGGTTAAGGCGATCCTCGGCAGGATCCCGCGTACCGGCGACCTGCGCGCCGAGATTGGCACGCTGCGTGGCGAGTTGCGCCGCTTTGGGCGTTTTGGCTTGATGCTAGGCAATTCGGCGGCGATGCAGCAGGTCTATGACCAGATCAACCGGGTGGCGCCGACCTCCGCTTCGGTGCTGCTGGTCGGTGAATCCGGCACTGGCAAGGAAGTGGCCGCGCAGACCTTGCACGAGTTGAGCTTACGACGCAAGCAGGCGTTCCTGGCCGTCAATTGTGGCGCGGTGTCGCCGACGCTGATCGAGTCGGAAATGTTCGGTCATGAGCGGGGTGCGTTCACTGGCGCGGACCGACAGCACAAGGGCTATTTTGAGCGCGCCAGCGGCGGTACGTTATTTCTGGACGAGATCACCGAAATGCCGATCGAGTTGCAGGTTAAGCTGCTGCGCGTACTCGAGACGGGCGTATTCATGCGGGTCGGTACTACCAAGGAGATCGAGACCGACGTGCGGCTGATCGCGGCGACCAATCGCGATCCCGAGCAGGCGGTGCTCGAGGGCAAGCTGCGGCTGGATCTTTATCATCGGCTGAACGTATTTCCGATTAGCCTGCCGCCGCTGCGCGAGCGCGGTAAGGATGTCGAGTTGCTTGCACAGAGCTTTCTGGACGAACTCAACCAGCGCTACGGCACGGACAAGCACTTTCCGCCTTCGGTCAAGGAAACGATGCTGTCGTACACGTGGCCCGGCAATGTGCGCGAACTCAAGAACTACGTGCAGCGCGCCTACATCATGTCGCCGGCTGATTCGTCCGCGACCGCATCGGTGCCGCTGCAGATCTCGTTGTCCAAGCCGTCCGCTGGCACTGCGGTGACCATCCCATTCGGCACGTCACTAGCCGAAGCGGACCGCCAACTGATTCTGGCCACATTGGAGCAATGCGGTGGTGTGAAGACGCGGGCTGCGGAGATTCTCGGCATTAGCTTGAAGACGCTGTACAACCGCTTAGTCGAATATGGCGATGACGCGCGCAACGCATCGGGCGAGGACGCCGGCGACAGCGACGACGCATCAGAGAACGTCGGGACGAAGTACGCCGATAACTGA